Proteins from one Cryptomeria japonica chromosome 4, Sugi_1.0, whole genome shotgun sequence genomic window:
- the LOC131071026 gene encoding 3-hydroxy-3-methylglutaryl-coenzyme A reductase-like: MDFSGLGKSKMRVKNGGETDCCGDFKMMKKREFNGNSKLLASDALLLPLGLANKLFFLVFFASSYFLNVVNFGELVAIVAHLASFIYLLGFFGIDYVQNFISCNDDFAEKVDLNIPPTTCGIADKEEIVVKKPEVQLKGINLGDNEDGDIAAAVCNGTVASYSLESSLGDCKRAASVRRRALEIMTGRSLDGLPLEGFDYQSILGQCCEMPVGYVQIPVGVAGPLVVNGSEYMVPMATTEGCLVASTNRGCKAILMSGGATSILLRDGMTRAPVVRFQSAKRASELKFYIEDPANSNNLSDIFNRTSRFARLQDIKCAIAGKNLYMRFSCFTGDAMGMNMVSKGVENVLDYLQNTFPDMDVISVSGNFCADKKPAAVNWIEGRGKSVVCEAIITEAVVNKVLKTTVPALLELNMLKNLTGSAMAGAMGGFNAHAANIVSAVFIATGQDPAQNVESSHCLTMMEGVNGGKDLHISVTMPCIEVGTVGGGTQLASQAACLNMLGVKGANASSPGENAQNLARIVAAAVLAGELSLISALAAGQLVKSHMKYNRSSKDVKAAA, translated from the exons ATGGATTTTTCTGGTCTCGGAAAATCTAAAATGCGCGTCAAGAATGGAGGAGAAACTGATTGTTGCGGTgatttcaagatgatgaagaaaagggaaTTCAATGGGAATTCAAAGCTATTGGCCTCTGATGCGCTGCTTCTCCCCTTGGGACTCGCCAACAAGTTGTTCTTTCTAGTTTTCTTCGCATCATCATATTTCCTAAATGTTGTCAACTTTGGGGAGCTTGTGGCCATTGTTGCCCACTTGGCTTCCTTCATATATCTGCTGGGATTCTTTGGAATTGATTATGTCCAAAACTTTATCAGTTGCAATGATGATTTTGCTGAAAAGGTGGATCTCAACATCCCTCCAACAACCTGTGGGATagcagacaaagaagaaattgttgTTAAGAAACCTGAGGTCCAGCTCAAGGGAATTAACCTTGGTGACAATGAGGATGGAGACATTGCAGCTGCTGTATGTAATGGCACTGTAGCCTCCTATTCTCTTGAATCCTCCCTTGGGGACTGCAAGAGAGCTGCCTCTGTGAGGAGGAGGGCCTTAGAGATCATGACCGGGAGATCCCTTGATGGGCTGCCCCTGGAGGGATTTGATTATCAATCCATTCTTGGACAGTGCTGTGAGATGCCTGTAGGTTACGTACAAATTCCTGTGGGTGTAGCAGGACCCTTAGTAGTCAATGGGTCAGAGTACATGGTGCCCATGGCAACCACAGAAGGGTGTCTGGTGGCCAGCACCAACAGAGGTTGCAAGGCCATTCTTATGAGTGGTGGGGCCACAAGCATTCTTCTCAGAGATGGCATGACTAGGGCTCCTGTTGTGAGGTTTCAGAGTGCCAAGAGGGCTTCAGAGCTCAAGTTCTATATTGAGGATCCTGCAAACTCTAATAACCTCTCTGATATCTTCAACAG GACAAGCAGATTTGCTAGGCTACAAGATATAAAATGTGCAATTGCAGGCAAGAATTTGTACATGAGATTCTCATGTTTCACTGGAGATGCCATGGGCATGAATATGGTCTCCAAGGGTGTTGAGAATGTCTTGGATTATCTTCAAAATACGTTCCCTGACATGGATGTTATCAGCGTTTCTG GCAATTTCTGTGCAGACAAGAAGCCCGCGGCAGTGAACTGGATTGAAGGGCGTGGGAAATCGGTAGTGTGTGAGGCCATCATAACAGAGGCGGTTGTTAACAAGGTGTTAAAGACGACAGTTCCAGCATTGTTGGAGCTGAACATGCTAAAGAACTTGACTGGGTCTGCAATGGCAGGTGCCATGGGAGGATTCAATGCCCATGCTGCCAACATTGTGTCAGCTGTGTTCATTGCAACaggccaagatcctgcacaaaatGTGGAGAGCTCCCACTGTCTTACAATGATGGAAGGGGTGAACGGGGGAAAGGACCTGCACATTTCGGTTACCATGCCATGCATTGAAGTGGGGACGGTGGGAGGAGGGACTCAGTTGGCATCACAGGCGGCATGCTTGAACATGCTTGGAGTGAAAGGAGCAAATGCTTCATCTCCTGGAGAAAATGCTCAGAACTTGGCAAGAATAGTGGCAGCAGCAGTTTTGGCAGGAGAGCTGTCTCTCATATCTGCCCTTGCTGCGGGTCAGCTGGTGAAAAGCCATATGAAGTATAACCGATCAAGCAAAGACGTGAAAGCAGCAGCTTAA
- the LOC131071025 gene encoding 3-hydroxy-3-methylglutaryl-coenzyme A reductase 2-like codes for MCAHAHAANIVSAVFIATGQDPAQNVESSHCLTMMEGVNGGKDLHISVTMPCIEVGTVGGGTQLASQAACLNMLGVKGANASSPGENAQNLARIVAAAVLAGELSLISALAAGQLVKSHMKYNRSSKDVKAAA; via the coding sequence ATGTGTGCACATGCCCATGCTGCCAACATTGTGTCAGCTGTGTTCATTGCAACaggccaagatcctgcacaaaatGTGGAGAGCTCCCACTGTCTTACAATGATGGAAGGGGTGAACGGGGGAAAGGACCTGCACATTTCGGTTACCATGCCATGCATTGAAGTGGGGACGGTGGGAGGAGGGACTCAGTTGGCATCACAGGCGGCATGCTTGAACATGCTTGGAGTGAAAGGAGCAAATGCTTCATCTCCTGGAGAAAATGCTCAGAACTTGGCAAGAATAGTGGCAGCAGCAGTTTTGGCAGGAGAGCTGTCTCTCATATCTGCCCTTGCTGCGGGTCAGCTGGTGAAAAGCCATATGAAGTATAACCGATCAAGCAAAGACGTGAAAGCAGCAGCTTAA